A single region of the Oenococcus kitaharae DSM 17330 genome encodes:
- the atpF gene encoding F0F1 ATP synthase subunit B yields MLTTIAIQIPGGSAVYVLLTFILLMYGLKKLAWGPVTKIMDERANRISDDLDSAAKSRSEAEKLQKIADQNLKESQAQATELMESTRKSAETQGKKVADLAQAHADSINRQAQVDARQIKTAALESAKDQIADLSVSIASKIIGKEISAKDHKALIDDFISDLEKQDNPTSVKEKV; encoded by the coding sequence ATGCTCACAACGATTGCAATTCAAATACCAGGTGGTTCAGCAGTTTATGTGTTGCTCACATTCATCTTGCTCATGTATGGTTTGAAGAAGCTGGCCTGGGGGCCGGTTACAAAGATTATGGACGAAAGAGCCAACCGGATCAGTGATGATTTGGATTCCGCTGCCAAGTCTAGAAGTGAAGCGGAGAAACTTCAAAAGATTGCAGACCAAAATTTAAAGGAAAGCCAAGCACAGGCAACCGAATTGATGGAAAGCACTCGCAAATCTGCTGAAACGCAAGGCAAGAAAGTTGCTGATCTGGCTCAGGCTCATGCTGATTCGATTAATCGACAAGCTCAAGTTGATGCACGGCAGATTAAAACAGCCGCTCTAGAGTCGGCTAAGGATCAGATTGCTGATTTGTCTGTTTCAATTGCTTCTAAGATTATTGGTAAAGAAATTTCAGCCAAGGATCATAAAGCGCTCATCGATGATTTTATTTCAGATTTGGAGAAGCAAGATAATCCGACATCGGTCAAGGAGAAGGTCTAA
- the atpH gene encoding ATP synthase F1 subunit delta, producing the protein MAFNENRIVSNYAQALYEVSKDQTAKVLSELQTIELVFEQNKKLAPTLDDVSVPNAQQEVFIKTLSKGTSHVTQNLLETLADNRHFSLLEEIVNQLEKLVNVSENQSLVLATTAVALTKSQVDKLSRIAQTKFNYEHVEIKNIIDPAIIGGVILTAGSKTIDGSIKNKLTQLNNQIKAAAGKEQ; encoded by the coding sequence ATGGCTTTCAACGAAAACAGGATTGTCAGCAATTATGCACAAGCTTTGTACGAGGTTTCCAAAGATCAGACAGCAAAGGTTCTTTCTGAATTACAGACAATTGAATTGGTTTTTGAACAGAATAAGAAATTAGCGCCAACTTTGGATGATGTTTCGGTGCCGAATGCCCAGCAGGAAGTCTTTATTAAAACTCTTAGCAAGGGTACTTCCCATGTCACTCAAAATTTATTAGAAACGTTAGCTGATAATCGCCATTTCTCATTGTTAGAGGAAATTGTTAACCAGCTAGAAAAGCTGGTCAATGTTTCTGAAAATCAATCTTTGGTCTTGGCTACGACAGCCGTCGCGCTGACGAAGTCTCAGGTCGACAAACTGAGCAGGATCGCACAAACTAAGTTTAATTACGAACACGTCGAAATTAAGAATATCATCGATCCTGCCATTATTGGTGGCGTTATCCTAACAGCTGGATCAAAAACAATTGATGGATCAATAAAAAATAAGTTAACGCAGTTAAATAATCAAATTAAAGCAGCTGCTGGAAAGGAGCAATAA
- the atpG gene encoding ATP synthase F1 subunit gamma has product MAGLQDIRRRIDSTKKTSQITSAMQMVSSSKLSQIQKHTSGYLDYANHVEAIVAHLAATHLLDSQAEGTIPFITQRPVKNTALLVITSDRGLVGGYNNQVLKQADQIMADQKLTTKNTVVFAVGGKGSDYYAKKGFTIAFEDRDITDVPKFWEVSPLVKEITKQYSAHKFDALEIVYNHFINRLRNQVVDQFVLPIRAENFKRDSEGNLSADKYKSRARDYDFEPAPETLLKAVLPQFAQSLLYGAVLDSKTAEHAASANAMQTATDNAKDLISTLGLKYNRARQAAITTEITEITGGMAALQ; this is encoded by the coding sequence ATGGCTGGCCTTCAAGATATCCGCAGACGTATTGACTCGACAAAGAAAACCAGTCAAATTACGAGTGCGATGCAAATGGTCAGTTCGAGTAAACTGAGCCAAATCCAAAAGCATACTTCTGGTTATCTTGATTATGCAAACCACGTTGAGGCAATTGTTGCGCATTTGGCTGCAACTCATTTGCTGGATTCTCAGGCCGAAGGTACGATTCCGTTTATCACGCAAAGACCTGTTAAAAATACAGCTCTATTGGTCATCACGTCGGATCGTGGATTAGTTGGCGGCTATAATAACCAGGTCTTAAAACAGGCTGACCAAATTATGGCTGATCAGAAATTGACTACAAAAAATACGGTCGTTTTCGCTGTCGGTGGCAAGGGATCTGATTATTATGCCAAAAAAGGTTTTACCATTGCCTTTGAGGACCGTGATATTACCGATGTTCCAAAGTTCTGGGAAGTCTCACCCTTAGTAAAAGAGATTACAAAACAATATTCAGCTCATAAGTTTGATGCGCTCGAGATTGTGTATAATCACTTTATAAACCGCCTTCGGAATCAAGTTGTGGACCAATTCGTGCTGCCAATCAGAGCGGAAAATTTTAAACGGGACTCTGAAGGCAACTTATCGGCGGATAAGTATAAAAGTAGAGCCAGGGATTATGATTTTGAACCAGCACCTGAGACTCTACTGAAAGCGGTACTGCCTCAATTTGCACAATCATTACTGTACGGTGCCGTGCTTGACTCTAAAACAGCTGAGCATGCCGCTTCGGCTAATGCAATGCAAACAGCAACAGATAATGCAAAAGATTTGATTTCTACCCTTGGATTGAAATATAATCGAGCACGACAAGCAGCGATTACCACTGAGATTACCGAGATCACTGGTGGTATGGCTGCTCTACAATAG
- the atpE gene encoding F0F1 ATP synthase subunit C, whose protein sequence is MNYIAAGIALLGSAIGGGIGNGLLMAKLIESIARQPELEGTLRTNMFISMALVEAMPIIVIAMSFLLINA, encoded by the coding sequence ATGAATTATATTGCTGCAGGTATTGCATTATTGGGATCAGCCATTGGTGGTGGTATTGGAAATGGCCTATTAATGGCTAAACTGATTGAATCTATCGCACGCCAGCCTGAACTAGAAGGTACTTTACGTACGAACATGTTTATTTCAATGGCTTTGGTTGAAGCCATGCCAATCATCGTTATTGCGATGTCATTCCTATTGATCAATGCATAA
- the atpA gene encoding F0F1 ATP synthase subunit alpha, which produces MAIKSDQISSLIKQQLEKYDATLKIDEVGTVTYVGDGVARASGLANAMSGELVQFENGVYGMAQNLEESEVGIIVLGDFDGISQGDTVKRTGRVMEVPVGDELIGRVVNSLGESIDGNGAIKTTHTRPVEFKAPGVMQRKSVSEPLQTGIKVIDALVPIGRGQRELIIGDRKTGKTSLAIDTILNQKGQDMIVVYVAIGQKDSTVRTQVETLRAMGALDYTIVVSAGPSEPAPMLYLAPYVGAAIGEYFMYNGKNVLIVYDDLSKQATAYRELSLILRRPPGREAYPGDVFYLHSRLLERAAKLSDELGGGSMTALPIIETQAGDVSAYIPTNVISITDGQIFLDADQFYAGNRPAIDAGTSVSRVGGDAQIKAMKKVSGTLRLDLASYHELEAFAQFGSDLDAPTQAKLARGRRTVEVLNQPLHQPMPVEQQVLVLYALTHGYLDDIDVTDIQRFQKEFVEFVGNNKTYSKLFDAIKKTGNLPAEKDINAAIEDFKKHFAKSVEPSDYNAPAEKQGAAE; this is translated from the coding sequence ATGGCAATTAAATCAGATCAAATTAGTTCTTTAATTAAGCAGCAGTTGGAAAAATACGATGCTACTTTAAAAATTGATGAAGTCGGAACCGTCACCTATGTCGGTGATGGTGTTGCGCGTGCTAGTGGTTTAGCTAACGCAATGTCAGGCGAGTTGGTTCAATTTGAAAATGGTGTCTATGGTATGGCTCAAAACCTTGAAGAATCCGAAGTTGGTATTATTGTGCTCGGAGATTTTGATGGTATTAGTCAAGGCGATACGGTTAAGCGTACCGGCAGAGTCATGGAAGTGCCTGTTGGCGATGAGCTGATTGGCCGAGTTGTTAATTCCTTGGGAGAATCAATTGACGGTAATGGTGCAATTAAGACAACGCATACACGCCCGGTTGAGTTTAAAGCACCAGGAGTTATGCAAAGAAAGTCCGTTTCTGAACCTCTCCAAACTGGTATTAAAGTTATCGATGCCTTGGTACCGATTGGTCGTGGACAACGAGAATTGATTATCGGAGACCGTAAGACCGGTAAGACATCACTAGCTATTGATACGATCTTGAATCAAAAAGGACAGGACATGATTGTTGTCTATGTCGCGATTGGACAAAAAGACTCCACTGTTCGAACTCAGGTTGAAACATTACGTGCCATGGGCGCGTTGGATTATACAATTGTTGTCTCAGCTGGTCCTTCGGAACCTGCGCCTATGCTTTATTTAGCACCTTATGTTGGCGCAGCTATTGGCGAATACTTCATGTATAACGGCAAGAATGTCTTGATTGTGTATGATGACTTGTCCAAGCAGGCGACGGCTTATCGTGAGCTTTCTCTGATATTGAGAAGGCCGCCAGGACGTGAAGCTTATCCTGGAGATGTGTTCTATCTTCATAGCCGCCTATTGGAACGTGCAGCCAAATTGAGTGATGAATTAGGCGGCGGATCAATGACTGCTTTACCGATTATTGAAACACAAGCTGGAGATGTTTCAGCTTATATCCCGACGAATGTTATTTCAATTACTGATGGCCAGATCTTTTTGGACGCAGATCAGTTTTATGCAGGTAATCGTCCAGCGATTGATGCCGGGACTTCGGTGTCTCGTGTTGGCGGGGATGCTCAGATTAAGGCGATGAAAAAAGTTTCTGGTACTTTGCGTTTGGATTTGGCATCATATCATGAACTAGAGGCCTTTGCGCAGTTCGGTTCTGATCTTGATGCGCCGACACAGGCCAAGCTTGCTCGTGGGCGACGCACAGTTGAAGTATTGAATCAGCCTCTGCATCAGCCGATGCCGGTTGAGCAACAGGTTTTGGTATTATATGCCCTGACTCATGGATATTTGGATGATATTGATGTTACCGACATTCAAAGATTCCAAAAAGAATTTGTCGAATTCGTTGGCAATAACAAGACTTATTCTAAATTATTCGATGCCATTAAAAAGACTGGTAATTTGCCAGCTGAAAAGGATATTAATGCTGCAATCGAAGATTTCAAGAAGCATTTTGCTAAATCTGTTGAGCCAAGCGACTACAATGCGCCTGCTGAAAAACAAGGAGCTGCTGAATAA